One Erythrobacter aureus DNA segment encodes these proteins:
- a CDS encoding MBL fold metallo-hydrolase encodes MVGHDVALQAAAEQIGRAQDEKALRPSIAGFFDEATNTVSYVVHDPATCEAAIIDSVLDYEAAAGRTSYGSADRIVEYVNSHNLKVTWLIETHAHADHISAAPYLQEKLGGKLAIGAEIIRVQEVFGKLFNAGTDFERDGSQFDHLFTDGEKFNLGEIEGIALHVPGHTPADMAFIIGDAAFVGDTIFMPDFGTARADFPGGDARELFRSIRRLLSLPEDTRLFLCHDYKAPGRDEYAWETTVGQQRRENVHVKDGVSEDEFVEMRTTRDKTLAMPNLIMPSVQVNIRGGRLPEPEDNGVSYIKIPVNAV; translated from the coding sequence ATGGTTGGGCATGACGTGGCGTTGCAGGCGGCGGCGGAGCAGATCGGGCGCGCTCAGGATGAAAAGGCCCTGCGGCCCTCAATCGCGGGCTTTTTCGACGAAGCGACGAATACGGTCAGCTACGTGGTGCATGATCCCGCCACGTGCGAGGCTGCGATCATCGATTCGGTGCTCGATTACGAGGCTGCTGCCGGACGCACGTCATACGGGTCTGCGGACCGGATCGTCGAATACGTCAATTCCCATAATCTGAAAGTGACGTGGCTGATCGAAACGCATGCCCATGCCGATCATATTTCGGCTGCGCCCTATCTGCAGGAAAAGCTGGGCGGTAAGCTGGCTATCGGCGCCGAGATCATCCGGGTGCAGGAAGTGTTCGGCAAGCTTTTCAATGCCGGAACAGATTTCGAACGCGACGGATCGCAATTCGATCACCTCTTTACCGACGGGGAAAAATTCAATCTCGGCGAAATCGAGGGCATCGCTCTCCACGTGCCGGGGCACACGCCCGCGGACATGGCCTTCATTATCGGTGACGCGGCGTTCGTCGGCGATACGATCTTCATGCCGGATTTCGGGACCGCGCGGGCGGATTTTCCCGGCGGCGATGCACGCGAATTGTTCCGTTCGATCCGGCGGCTGCTCTCGCTTCCGGAAGATACGCGCCTGTTCCTGTGCCACGATTACAAGGCGCCGGGGCGCGATGAATATGCCTGGGAGACGACCGTCGGCCAGCAGCGCCGCGAAAACGTCCATGTAAAGGACGGCGTGAGCGAGGACGAGTTCGTCGAGATGCGTACCACGCGTGACAAGACGCTGGCGATGCCCAACCTCATCATGCCGTCGGTGCAGGTGAATATTCGCGGCGGGCGCCTGCCCGAGCCCGAGGATAATGGCGTCAGCTACATCAAGATCCCGGTGAACGCGGTATGA
- a CDS encoding peroxiredoxin, with protein sequence MDMGEKYEGAPRGLRIGDTAPDFEARSTIGPVKLTNFRKRWLILFSHPADFTPVCTTEFVALARQADDFEKRDCALMALSVDSLFSHFAWLRMIRDRFDVEIRFPIVEDPTLVIGEAYGMVSPQDSDSATVRSTYFIDPTGVIRAMTCYPANMGRSIPEMLRMLDGLQAIDAENALAPANWTLGEPLLTPPTQNLDEVFAAKDQTAWFLREASRGKRK encoded by the coding sequence ATGGATATGGGCGAAAAGTACGAAGGCGCTCCCCGGGGCCTGAGAATCGGCGACACCGCACCCGATTTCGAGGCGCGGAGCACGATAGGACCGGTCAAGCTGACCAACTTCAGGAAGCGATGGCTGATCCTGTTTTCGCACCCTGCGGATTTCACGCCGGTCTGCACGACCGAATTCGTCGCGCTCGCCCGGCAGGCCGACGATTTCGAGAAACGCGATTGCGCGCTCATGGCGCTTTCCGTCGACAGCCTGTTTTCGCACTTCGCCTGGCTGCGCATGATCCGCGACCGCTTCGATGTCGAAATACGGTTTCCCATCGTGGAGGACCCTACGCTGGTGATCGGCGAAGCCTACGGAATGGTCTCGCCGCAGGATAGCGACAGCGCGACGGTGCGATCGACCTATTTCATCGATCCCACCGGCGTCATCCGGGCGATGACCTGCTATCCGGCCAATATGGGCCGCTCAATTCCGGAAATGCTGCGCATGCTCGATGGACTTCAGGCGATCGATGCGGAAAATGCGCTTGCGCCTGCCAATTGGACCCTGGGCGAGCCTCTGCTCACGCCGCCGACCCAGAATCTGGACGAGGTCTTCGCGGCAAAGGATCAAACCGCATGGTTCCTGCGTGAAGCCAGCAGGGGCAAGCGCAAATGA
- a CDS encoding ArsR/SmtB family transcription factor: MMDEAPIEELKAIAHPLRFRVVQILRAGELNVGEIEKASGIGQPALSQQLGVLRKAELVETRKDAKLVYYSLNEDRLSQLGASISGTDMAASAKRPHVRTPSPGVANFARLS; encoded by the coding sequence ATGATGGACGAGGCACCTATCGAGGAACTGAAGGCCATCGCCCATCCGCTACGGTTCCGGGTCGTCCAGATATTGAGAGCCGGGGAACTCAATGTCGGCGAAATCGAGAAGGCGTCCGGCATCGGCCAGCCTGCGCTTTCGCAGCAGCTCGGCGTCTTGCGCAAAGCGGAGCTCGTCGAAACCCGCAAGGATGCCAAGCTGGTCTATTACAGCCTGAACGAGGACCGCCTCTCGCAACTTGGTGCATCGATTTCCGGAACCGACATGGCCGCATCGGCAAAGCGCCCGCATGTCCGCACACCATCGCCCGGAGTAGCGAATTTCGCGCGGTTGTCGTGA
- a CDS encoding TonB-dependent receptor, translating into MFLNALCRASLLASCALFPTHSVSAENENAADGADPVLTDTITVTAPRRNGETEDVVAPPQQVALPPDAAAIAARTPGGFLVGNGALSGQLSYRGLSGQRVLGRVNGQRFATGGPNAMDPPLHYAPSILLDRIEIARGVAPVSQGPSLAGAIDARLVETQFTGGSALAPQARFASQYRSADDSYALGGLIGLANERWRFGVIASKEEGDDYSFADGTVGGSSFERTLYGAHAGFRAGPGELFIEYRRSETDPTGNPPFALDIVFFDTDFVQGGFRGEIAENVNLDLRLGHVAVRHLMDNQTIRQPAASPMRARATFADADTTTAEGSVRFGTDRDYVQIGADAELTDKFVNITNPTNSAFFIEAQPNFRSERLGAFAQWRGDIGGVEFELGGRIDRTGHSAGVPQLGNAVPMGPRALAAAFAAADRTASDTTVDGVMRTWLPLGAVTPRVTLARKERAPSLLERFGWLPTQASYGLADGNIYVGNPGIEPETAWIAEVGLDLETGAFSFRPSVFYRRVDGFIQGVPYDDSVGVIDSPVEMIAAMNGDPTPLTFGNVDAELYGADLDFSFRPVERFEISGVASFVRGKRRDIDDDLYRIAPANLLLSAAYLGDRLSFGAELMAAAKQDRVSASNDEQPSDSYAVVGLFARYAVGPDLRIEAGVENLFDEQYQPHLAGRSRVGASDVPLGERLPGPGRGAWVRLTTQF; encoded by the coding sequence ATGTTTTTGAACGCCCTTTGCAGGGCGAGCTTGCTCGCATCCTGCGCCCTGTTTCCCACCCATTCCGTCTCGGCCGAGAACGAGAACGCCGCCGATGGCGCCGATCCGGTTCTGACCGACACGATTACGGTTACAGCACCGCGCCGCAATGGCGAGACGGAAGACGTCGTCGCACCGCCCCAGCAAGTCGCCCTGCCGCCCGATGCCGCAGCGATTGCGGCACGGACGCCGGGCGGTTTTCTCGTGGGGAACGGCGCGCTATCCGGCCAGCTTTCCTATCGCGGCCTCTCCGGACAGCGGGTTCTCGGCCGCGTAAATGGCCAGCGCTTCGCCACCGGCGGCCCGAATGCGATGGACCCGCCGCTGCATTACGCGCCATCCATACTCCTCGACCGGATAGAGATCGCGCGCGGTGTGGCTCCGGTCTCGCAAGGCCCATCGCTGGCCGGCGCGATCGATGCCCGGTTGGTGGAGACGCAATTCACCGGCGGATCGGCGCTTGCCCCCCAGGCGCGGTTTGCAAGCCAATACCGCAGCGCCGATGACAGTTATGCCCTTGGCGGCTTGATCGGCCTTGCCAATGAACGCTGGCGCTTCGGTGTGATCGCCAGCAAGGAAGAAGGGGACGATTACAGCTTTGCCGACGGCACGGTCGGTGGCTCCTCCTTCGAACGAACCCTCTACGGTGCCCATGCCGGCTTCCGTGCCGGGCCGGGCGAACTCTTCATCGAATATCGCCGCAGCGAAACCGACCCAACCGGCAATCCGCCCTTCGCGCTCGACATAGTGTTCTTCGATACCGATTTCGTTCAGGGCGGATTTCGCGGCGAAATCGCAGAGAACGTCAACCTCGACCTGCGGCTCGGCCATGTCGCGGTGCGGCACCTGATGGACAATCAGACGATCCGCCAACCCGCCGCTTCGCCGATGCGCGCCCGCGCAACCTTTGCCGATGCCGATACCACCACAGCCGAGGGATCGGTGCGCTTCGGCACGGATCGGGATTACGTGCAGATCGGCGCGGATGCGGAACTGACCGACAAGTTCGTAAACATCACCAATCCAACCAATTCCGCCTTCTTCATCGAAGCGCAGCCCAACTTCCGAAGCGAGCGGCTTGGCGCATTCGCGCAGTGGCGCGGCGATATCGGAGGCGTGGAGTTCGAGCTGGGCGGCCGGATTGATCGCACCGGACACTCGGCGGGAGTGCCGCAGCTTGGTAACGCGGTGCCAATGGGTCCGCGAGCGCTCGCCGCAGCCTTCGCCGCGGCCGATCGGACTGCGTCGGACACCACGGTAGACGGCGTAATGCGTACCTGGCTGCCGCTTGGGGCCGTCACCCCGCGTGTGACTCTGGCGCGCAAAGAGCGGGCGCCCAGCCTGCTCGAACGATTCGGGTGGCTGCCGACACAGGCTAGCTATGGCTTGGCGGACGGAAATATCTATGTCGGCAATCCGGGCATCGAGCCCGAAACCGCGTGGATCGCCGAAGTCGGTCTGGACCTTGAAACCGGTGCATTTTCGTTCCGACCGAGCGTGTTCTATCGCCGGGTCGACGGCTTCATCCAAGGCGTGCCGTATGACGACAGTGTCGGTGTGATCGATAGCCCGGTCGAGATGATCGCAGCCATGAATGGCGATCCCACGCCCCTTACCTTCGGGAATGTGGACGCCGAATTGTACGGCGCCGATCTCGATTTCAGCTTTCGCCCGGTCGAGAGGTTCGAGATTTCCGGCGTCGCGAGCTTCGTCAGGGGCAAGCGCCGCGACATAGACGACGATCTCTATCGAATTGCCCCGGCCAATTTGCTGCTATCTGCAGCCTATCTCGGAGACCGGCTGTCATTCGGAGCGGAGCTCATGGCAGCGGCGAAACAGGATCGCGTCTCGGCATCGAACGATGAGCAGCCGAGCGACAGCTACGCCGTCGTTGGCCTGTTCGCCCGCTATGCGGTCGGTCCCGATCTGCGGATCGAAGCGGGCGTGGAAAACCTGTTCGACGAGCAGTACCAGCCCCACCTCGCCGGCCGCAGCCGTGTCGGCGCATCCGACGTTCCGCTGGGCGAGCGTCTGCCAGGCCCCGGCCGTGGCGCCTGGGTACGGCTCACCACGCAGTTTTGA
- a CDS encoding LysR family transcriptional regulator — protein MENWDDYRLLLALARSGSMRSAAEMLRTTHTTVSRRLAGLEARRGKLFDRAPGRYLPTPLGEQLVEIAERMEQLSFQAIRRQNAAGEAISGVVTLSLPEAIAQYLLLDDLFELAARHPAIDLRVDTTSRFVDLDKSEADIVVRGAQKPPDHLVGRRACALHVTYYADRTYLERTPQESLQWIAPLDPGMWPDWLDTSPFPHAPIGLRIADITARHRALCQGFGLGRGACFMADPEPNLVRLTEEKPVRQQDIWVLAHPDLRHTPRIRAVADFVYDALAAKADLVTGKRAPT, from the coding sequence ATGGAGAATTGGGACGACTACCGCCTTCTGCTGGCGCTGGCGCGATCGGGCAGCATGCGAAGCGCCGCCGAAATGCTGCGCACAACGCATACCACCGTCTCGCGGCGCTTGGCTGGGCTGGAGGCGCGTCGCGGTAAGCTGTTCGATCGGGCGCCGGGCCGGTATCTGCCCACTCCGCTGGGAGAGCAGCTGGTGGAGATCGCGGAGCGGATGGAACAGCTATCCTTCCAAGCGATCCGGCGTCAGAACGCTGCGGGCGAGGCGATTTCGGGCGTCGTCACGTTATCGCTGCCCGAAGCGATCGCGCAGTATCTGTTGCTGGACGATCTATTCGAACTGGCTGCACGGCATCCGGCAATCGACCTGCGGGTCGATACCACGTCACGGTTCGTCGATCTCGACAAGTCGGAAGCGGACATTGTGGTGCGCGGAGCACAGAAACCGCCCGATCACCTCGTCGGGCGCAGGGCTTGCGCGCTACACGTCACTTACTATGCGGACCGCACTTATCTGGAACGAACCCCGCAAGAATCACTGCAATGGATCGCGCCCCTCGATCCGGGAATGTGGCCCGACTGGCTGGATACATCCCCTTTTCCCCACGCGCCTATCGGGCTTCGGATCGCCGACATCACTGCCCGCCACCGCGCTTTGTGCCAAGGCTTCGGCTTGGGTCGGGGAGCGTGTTTCATGGCCGACCCGGAGCCGAATCTGGTGAGACTGACCGAGGAGAAGCCAGTCAGGCAGCAGGACATCTGGGTGCTTGCGCATCCCGATCTCAGGCATACGCCACGAATTCGGGCTGTCGCCGATTTTGTTTACGATGCGCTCGCGGCCAAAGCCGACCTGGTGACAGGCAAGCGCGCCCCGACATGA
- a CDS encoding transketolase, giving the protein MNIETDHRGNTAPPAPEIANLEQLDERLRWLSSWTIHNANHLRDNRDGLKVGGHQASCASMTAIMAALYFHALGPNDRVAVKPHAGPVLHAINYLLGRQSLDKLKTFRGFGGAQSYPSRTKDSIPVDFSTGSVGLGVAITAFASLVQDYVIAHGWNAPESAGRMVALMGDAELDEGNIYECLIEGYKHDLRNCWWIIDYNRQSLDATTADRMFRRFDDIFETCGWRVITLKHGKMQQAAFARPGGKALRDWIENCPNADFAALTYQGGSAWRERLERDLADSKATLKLLADYDDAALHMLMTNLGGHCMESLVEAFDDAADEKPTVFIAYTVKGFGLPLAGHKDNHAGLMTPTQIGTLREDMGIAEGEEWEPYGGLGGNAAQVLKDFVRKSPLAAREPESPAETYSVHAITVPSGAMQSTQGAFGKILHELAKSDSELAAHLVTTSPDVTVSTNLGAWVNQRGLFRRQELQDVFHHARIPSTQKWSGHAAGQHLELGIAEHNLFLALAAFGLAGPLFGKRVLPIGTVYDPFIARGLDVLNYACYQDARFLLVATPSGLTLGPEGGAHQSINTPLIGMGQPGLTYFEPAFADELALLMEWSFDHMQRDDGGSVYLRLSTREIEQVPREDSGWRTDAVKGGYWLKRPGSETQAALAFTGAIAPEVLRAWAMLAEDVEGLGLLNVISPDLLHRDWSARQASRWQGEAAPPSHVETLLGALPAEAGLVTVIDGSPGALSWLGGVRGQRVSALGTDRFGQTGDLIDLYREYRLDPDAIVEAAAELFLR; this is encoded by the coding sequence ATGAATATCGAAACCGATCATCGGGGCAACACTGCCCCCCCTGCTCCCGAAATCGCCAATCTCGAGCAGCTCGACGAGCGCCTGCGATGGCTATCGTCCTGGACGATCCATAACGCCAATCACCTTCGCGATAATCGCGACGGCCTGAAGGTTGGCGGGCATCAGGCCAGTTGCGCCTCGATGACGGCAATCATGGCGGCGCTTTACTTCCACGCGCTCGGCCCGAACGATCGCGTCGCGGTGAAGCCCCATGCCGGCCCGGTGCTGCATGCGATCAATTACCTGCTCGGGCGGCAAAGCCTCGACAAGCTGAAGACTTTTCGCGGCTTCGGAGGGGCGCAGAGTTATCCCAGCCGGACCAAGGACAGCATCCCGGTCGATTTCTCGACCGGGTCGGTGGGGCTGGGCGTCGCGATCACCGCTTTTGCCAGCCTGGTCCAGGATTACGTCATCGCGCATGGCTGGAACGCACCCGAAAGCGCGGGGCGAATGGTCGCGCTGATGGGCGATGCGGAACTGGACGAAGGCAATATCTACGAGTGCCTGATCGAAGGTTACAAGCACGATTTGCGCAATTGCTGGTGGATCATCGACTACAATCGCCAGTCGCTGGATGCGACCACGGCGGACCGGATGTTCCGCCGGTTCGACGACATTTTCGAAACCTGCGGTTGGCGGGTAATCACACTGAAGCATGGCAAGATGCAGCAGGCGGCCTTCGCCCGTCCCGGCGGCAAGGCGCTGCGCGACTGGATCGAAAACTGTCCCAATGCCGATTTCGCCGCGCTCACCTATCAGGGCGGCAGCGCGTGGCGCGAACGGCTCGAGCGGGACCTGGCCGACAGCAAGGCCACTCTCAAACTGTTGGCGGATTACGACGATGCCGCACTGCACATGCTGATGACCAATCTGGGCGGCCATTGCATGGAAAGCCTGGTGGAAGCCTTCGACGACGCAGCCGACGAAAAGCCGACGGTGTTCATCGCTTATACGGTCAAGGGCTTCGGCCTGCCGCTGGCGGGACATAAAGACAATCATGCCGGGCTGATGACGCCGACCCAGATCGGGACCTTGCGTGAGGACATGGGTATTGCCGAAGGTGAAGAGTGGGAGCCCTATGGCGGGCTCGGCGGCAATGCGGCGCAGGTTCTGAAGGATTTCGTGCGGAAATCGCCGCTGGCCGCGCGCGAACCGGAAAGCCCGGCGGAGACCTATTCCGTGCACGCCATCACCGTTCCGTCGGGAGCGATGCAATCGACCCAGGGCGCTTTCGGCAAGATCCTGCACGAGCTCGCCAAGTCGGACAGCGAGCTGGCCGCTCATCTCGTGACCACTTCACCCGATGTCACGGTGTCGACCAATCTGGGCGCCTGGGTCAATCAACGCGGCCTGTTCCGGCGCCAGGAATTGCAAGACGTATTCCACCACGCGCGCATCCCCTCGACCCAGAAATGGTCCGGCCATGCAGCAGGACAGCATCTGGAACTCGGGATCGCCGAACACAATTTGTTTCTGGCGCTGGCCGCCTTCGGCCTTGCCGGGCCGCTGTTCGGCAAGCGCGTGCTCCCGATCGGCACGGTGTACGATCCCTTCATCGCACGCGGGCTCGATGTGCTCAATTACGCCTGTTATCAGGATGCACGCTTCCTGCTGGTGGCAACGCCATCGGGCCTGACACTGGGGCCGGAAGGCGGCGCGCATCAATCGATCAACACCCCGCTGATCGGGATGGGCCAACCCGGCCTGACCTATTTCGAACCCGCTTTCGCCGACGAGCTGGCGCTGCTGATGGAATGGAGCTTCGACCATATGCAGCGCGATGATGGCGGATCGGTCTATTTACGCCTGTCGACTCGCGAGATCGAACAGGTCCCGCGCGAGGACAGTGGCTGGCGCACGGATGCCGTCAAGGGCGGCTACTGGCTCAAGCGTCCCGGTTCCGAAACTCAGGCGGCGCTGGCCTTTACCGGGGCCATCGCGCCGGAAGTGCTGCGGGCCTGGGCGATGCTGGCAGAGGATGTCGAAGGGCTGGGGCTGCTGAACGTCATCTCCCCCGACCTTCTCCACCGCGACTGGTCGGCACGGCAGGCTTCACGCTGGCAAGGCGAAGCCGCGCCGCCGTCGCATGTCGAAACCCTGCTCGGCGCGCTGCCTGCCGAAGCGGGACTGGTCACCGTGATCGACGGCAGTCCCGGCGCGCTGTCCTGGCTGGGCGGAGTGAGGGGCCAACGGGTCAGCGCGCTTGGCACCGACAGATTCGGGCAGACCGGCGATCTCATCGACCTGTATCGCGAATACCGCCTCGATCCCGATGCAATCGTCGAAGCGGCCGCCGAATTGTTCCTGAGGTAG